A genomic region of Homalodisca vitripennis isolate AUS2020 chromosome 5, UT_GWSS_2.1, whole genome shotgun sequence contains the following coding sequences:
- the LOC124363893 gene encoding uncharacterized protein LOC124363893, which yields MVSVLLLEFIILIQYVVANEEASLNETLIKCKDRTYLDNCLKKLPPILEKSEMKGIPSSKKDVDASCSAFKIGMGCMDEFAKKCLSHQDRQTLEAHVAGARHTFKFLCDDPVFQAEYLQYTSCYKAISKDWDNCANRFVSLVREEVSRKNYTMESRLLELCCARHGFLKCVYVASRLKCKKEEALFIKKIADTLSNMRVYSKHCRNVDVAFCTGEGTTLTCHFLIPCLLLLLLSFINEL from the exons TAATACAATACGTCGTAGCGAATGAGGAGGCTAGCCTCAATGAGACACTTATCAAATGTAAGGACCGCACCTACCTTGACAACTGTCTCAAGAAACTGCCACCAATCCTTGAGAAGTCAGAAATGAAAGGAATCCCAAGTTCCAAAAAAGATGTTGATGCATCCTGCAG TGCATTCAAAATAGGAATGGGTTGCATGGATGAGTTCGCCAAGAAATGTCTCTCCCACCAGGACAGACAGACGCTGGAGGCTCATGTCGCCGGCGCCAGACACACGTTCAAGTTTCTCTGCGACGATCCTGTTTTTCAAGCAG AGTACCTGCAATACACATCCTGTTACAAGGCGATCAGCAAGGACTGGGACAACTGTGCTAACCGGTTTGTTAGTCTGGTCAGAGAGGAGGTCAGCCGCAAAAACTACACTATGGAGTCCAGATTACTCGAACTGTGCTG TGCCAGACACGGTTTTCTCAAGTGCGTGTACGTCGCCAGCAGGCTCAAATGCAAGAAAGAGGAGGCTCTTTTCATCAAAAAGATCGCTGATACCCTATCCAACATGAGGGTGTACTCAAAGCACTGCAGAAACGTGGATGTGGCGTTCTGTACTGGAGAAGGAACAACACTTACATGTCATTTCCTCATTCCTTGTCTGCTGCTGTTGTTACTGTCTTTCATAAATGAACTGTAA